A genomic segment from Ptychodera flava strain L36383 chromosome 23 unlocalized genomic scaffold, AS_Pfla_20210202 Scaffold_23__1_contigs__length_28996876_pilon, whole genome shotgun sequence encodes:
- the LOC139123479 gene encoding colorectal mutant cancer protein-like isoform X1, with product MTNASTDGHKLWCCGMSCPRMHHSTHSHTSTTSSTASSCDTEFTLEREQRLKDYIQQLKNDRAAVRLTTLELESVHIDPLSHDIATRIDSQRLDLENAVLMKELNAVKDDSSPGATKATPSMTLAELSNYELSDIESDPIMPRDSAEAHKREKRLKLRVQELVATLEKLQKNSELRHQQSAEFVSDLKRANSALVTAYEKAKKKHQSRLKKLEAQMMAMVERHETQLRMLKQRIALLEEENATCARPPHNETSL from the exons ATGACCAATGCTTCAACAGATGGACATAAGTTGTGGTGCTGTGGTATGTCATGTCCCAGGATGCATCATTCAACCCATAGCCATACAAG TACAACAAGTTCAACAGCAAGTAGCTGTGACACGGAATTTACACTAGAAAGAGAGCAGAGACTGAAAGATTACATCCAGCAGTTGAAGAATGACCGTGCTGCAGTGCGGTTGACCACGTTGGAATTGGAAAGTGTACACATTGACCCATTGAGTCATGACATTGCAACACGTATCGATAGCCAGAGATTAGATTTGGAAAATGCTGTACTCATGAAGGAACTGAACGCTGTCAAG GATGATTCAAGTCCTGGTGCTACGAAGGCAACTCCCTCCATGACCTTAGCTGAACTCAGCAACTATGAACTCAGCGATATTGAGTCTGATCCCATCATGCCGCGGGATTCTGCCGAGGCACACAAACGTGAAAAACGACTAAAGCTAAGGGTACAAGAACTGGTGGCAACactggaaaaattacagaagaaCTCAGAGCTGAGACACCAACAATCAGCGGAATTTGTATCAGATTTGAAACGGGCAAATAG TGCATTAGTGACAGCTTATGAAAAAGCCAAGAAAAAACACCAAAGTCGACTGAAGAAGTTGGAAGCTCAGATGATGGCGATGGTTGAGAGACATGAAACACAG TTGAGAATGTTAAAACAGAGGATTGCATTACTGGAAGAAGAGAATGCCACATGTGCCAGGCCGCCTCACAATGAGACATCGTTATGA